The proteins below come from a single Stomoxys calcitrans chromosome 1, idStoCalc2.1, whole genome shotgun sequence genomic window:
- the LOC106092884 gene encoding RNA-binding protein Rsf1, whose protein sequence is MGDQRGTRVYVGNLTDKIKKDDLEGEFTKYGKLNSVWIAFNPPGFAFVEFEHRDDAQKACDVLNGTELLGSQLRVEISKGRPRQAGGRRQGGRGGGRDGGRRDGGFGGRRSGSSGGGGGFRPRNSSGGRYQDRGYGGGSGGGRSGGGGYGRDSYSGGGRSGGGYGRDGGGGGFSRRDSYGRDGSQGGGRSFGQGGGGGGGRFRSRSPMGRF, encoded by the coding sequence atgggTGATCAACGCGGAACTCGTGTATATGTTGGAAATTTGACTGACAAAATTAAGAAAGACGATCTGGAAGGAGAGTTCACAAAATATGGTAAATTAAATTCTGTCTGGATAGCTTTCAATCCACCAGGTtttgcatttgtcgaattcgAGCATCGTGATGATGCACAAAAAGCCTGCGATGTATTAAACGGCACCGAGCTATTGGGTTCCCAATTGAGGGTAGAAATCAGCAAGGGACGTCCACGACAAGCAGGAGGCCGTCGTCAGGGTGGCCGAGGTGGAGGCCGTGATGGCGGAAGACGAGATGGTGGATTCGGTGGCCGCCGTAGTGGAAGCAGTGGAGGAGGGGGAGGATTCAGGCCACGAAACTCAAGTGGTGGACGTTATCAAGATCGCGGATACGGCGGTGGTTCTGGTGGCGGTCGCTCCGGTGGTGGTGGCTATGGACGTGATAGCTATTCCGGAGGCGGCCGTTCAGGTGGCGGATATGGACGTGATGGCGGTGGTGGAGGCTTCAGTCGCCGTGATTCATATGGACGCGATGGTAGTCAAGGTGGAGGACGCTCATTTGGTCAAGGAGGTGGTGGCGGCGGTGGTCGTTTCAGGTCACGTTCTCCAATGGGCCGATTCTAA